The DNA window GACCAAAATCCGCGGCCTCTTTCCCTTCCAAGGTTTGGAAGACACATTTTTATCGTGAGAGCCTTATGGTCTGAGAAGGAGCAGACATGGGTGCTTGCCTCTCGCAGTTGATTTTCAAGTGATGCGCTTATGTAAGCTCGATCCAGTCTAGAACTCGAGTTGTGCAAGACGTACGTGTGTCCTTAGACTCGCGGATGAATTTTCTGCCACACATCGTGTAATCGGAGTTGTCGTTCAATTGATTGTAGGGCTGGACTTCTATTAGGGCCGGTAGAGTCACATTCTCGAAGAACACAGTTAAAATCACCAGCCATGATGAGGTGATCGGTATTGTGCCGTAGATAATAAGGGACGgtgctattaaaaaatttctctCGCTCTGATCGATTAGCCGAGCCCGAGGGAGCATAAATGTTGCAGAGTGTGGTGTTTTGTATCCTGAGTGTTATCAGTCGTCCATCCAAACTTTTTTCGATATGCGTGCATTGAATGTGGTCCTTTAGTGCTATAGCTGTTCCTCTTCTTGAGTGGTCCACATTACAGAACACAGAAGTTATAGCCAGGAAGTGTGAGCTGCTCGTTCTCCACCTCTTGTAGGAATAAAATATCGGTTTCCATCATTCTAATGAATGATTGGAGACCGTTTAGTTTCGTTGGGCTTGTTATTGTGTTTATGTTGATACTAGCTATGTTATAACTGCAGTAATCCATTGCAATGGTAATTAATCTAGCAGTACGTTGTTGTTTTCGTGTCGCATTTTTTTCCCTGGCGGTCTTTCGCGGAGTCGTCTGCTGATATTGGAGGTCGTGGAATCATCAGTATCATTACCACTTGGAGGATACTTTCGATGATTATCTGCGCTAGCTTGAGACTGCTGGCTTGGTATTTCAGAGAGAGaataaaatattgtatttggTCTAAAGTCTGTAGTTGGGGTAGTCTCTGGTTGCCGAATTAGTTGATATTGCTTTGGAGCCTCCGGGGGAGGCGGTGGCGCTATTGTTAGAGTAGAACCTTGTTTGGATAGCGTTCCGTTTTCTGGTTTAGTTGCCAGATTCCTTGTAGGAGCAATGGCTTCTTTAGTTACGCTTGCGTATGATTTTTTAGATTGATCAACTGTTATCTTCTGATacaacaattttttgttttgtacaCAGGAGATTCCATTGTGTATAAATTCTCCACAGTGACGGCACGTTTGATGTTGGCCGTAATAAGAAACGCATGTTGTTTCTCCATCAATTGTGATGTACGACTCGATATTTTTCTTGACGATCATTTTCACCAGACGAATTCCAGAAGGGAGGCCCCCAAATAGAAATTTTTCGTCCCACAAAAGTTCGCGAATAGATAGCACGTCTCCATAATCAGTCATGGCTTCAGCGATTCTTTCGTTTGATACATTTTCAGATAGATCATGTAGCTTAACTTCCACAGCTCCATCCTCCATCAAGATTCTTAATTTGTATACCTTCCCTTCTACTTCTGTTTCGTGTCGATTGTCATGTTCATCCACAATTCTTTGTGCGGGTTCAAGGTCGTTTGTCTTGATAAAAATACATCCGAGATTACGACTGCACTGGATACGTACGATTTGCTCTTTCTGCAATTCGAGAGTTGTACCTATGAAGTGATGAAGCTCTTCAAACGAGGGTTTTTTCGGCACATTCGCATAGTCAATGCGAAATATGTTTTCACGCCGACTCATTCCGACACTGAGACGCCCGACCGATACTAGTTTTTCCGACTAATTCGCCCGTTTAAGACTTGCGCTTGCGAGAATAAAGACTTCTGCTCGACTCGAGAGTTGAGCGCAAAGTGAGAGCTGAAAGACCTTCACAGATTTTGGATACAAGTATAACACCGTGAGCTTGTGTGTGTGTTGTTGTTCTTTAACGTCTGCTGTCTCGAAAGCGACTACAATGGGGCTACTATTTTCTGATTTTAGAAGCCTACTTGATCGCATTCAAAGGTGCTTGTAGCTGCTCAAAGATGTTGTGAGTTGTTTCAGCGATAGCCTTGATGATGTGGTCCAGTGAGTCTAGTGTTCGCTGACTGCATGAAGGAACTGCATGATAAGTTTAAACTCATGCTTTTAGGTGTTGCCATGTACACGTTCTTCAGAAGCATCCAAATTTTTACTACCTTTAACTGAACAAGCACCGCCAATTTCCCAGAGCTGAATAAATTTGCGATCTTGCTCGAAAATGCGTCAGACATTAGTAGTAGTCGTAGAAAGGCTGCATAACTGCCATCCGTCCTTGCGGTTCTGTTGAGTGCTCTaggaatagaatagaaacgATCAAGATAGTAACGCTCTTCCGAATAGCTGCTTCCTGGTAGTTTCATTGTTAAGTGGAAAGTGATCTGTCGTTCTTCTGCTAAAGCTGTTCGCAGCCAGCTAGGTTGTCCTTGGAAAAGATCACATGCTTCTAGGGAGAAAATTCTGAATTGCCTGACGTAATAGCTTTAAACCGATTGGCAAATCTGTGAAGGCCATAGTGCTGTAACTCCCGATGACATAGGGTATCTTCTTCGTCAGCACTGTTCAGTTGTGGTAGTCGTGTATGAATGAGCTATTGTATTAGAGGCCATAATCAACTGGTTCTTACCGGTTATGGGCATGATGTGGCTTATATCAGTATAACTCACGAATCGATCATAGACGACTAGACAGCCACAACTTGCCTTTGTAGTTTGGGATTCTGCGTGGCACACGATCTTGTTCCAGTAACTAAAGCGTTATCACACAGATGAGTGGCGCTTCGTGTATGGCTTGTAGCCAGGTTGACTCGAACTGGTTGCTGGTGAAAGACACACAGTGAATTTCAAAGGTGTTGGGATCGTTTCGAGCTTCTAGATAGCAGGTCGTATCTGGTGACTGTAGCTTCCAGCTGTAATTTAACTCAGCATAATTTAGgtgatttaaaaatttcatttaacttACATTAGCTTCCCTACTCGGTTGATATGATCCAACaaatccaaattttacttcgcgaTTTTTTGTTATCTAAAACTGACATGTGCGGAAATCTTCAGCAAATTTCAGGGAAGTTTTGTGAAGTTCGGAGAAATACTGCAAATATCAAAGTAGATCTGGGAATGCCAAGAAGGTTTTTCGAAATTCAGGGAAATGCTGAATCCTTCCAAGAATTTTTGATCTAGCTTCAGAAACCTCGAAGAAGCTGTTCGAGCTTCAGGGAGCATTTTTACAATCGTCAAGGAAAATCAAACCAAGAAGTTCTAAACTCTGCAAACTTCAGAGAAAAGGTTTAGGAAATTTCTGTGATTTTCAGTGAGATTCTACACACTAAAAGGAAGATCAGCATGCTTTTGAAAAGTTCAGCAAACTTTAAAAAAGTTCGACGAATCACAGGGAAGATCTGCGAATATCAGAAATGTTCTATATGCTCCAGGGGTACTGCGAACTTGAGGAACGTTTTCAAGTCAATTTTGGGGACTGTAAGGTAGTGTCGCCAACTTTACAGAACGTTCCATTTTTCTGCGAATTCGCTGCAGATAAAATGGGCGAACGTCAAAGAATCTCTGCAGACATAAATTTGCGTGCTTTAGAAAATCACCTAATCTAAAGGGAAGTTATAAGAGCTTCAGAAAAGTCCTATGAACATAGAGGGGATCTGTAAACCTCTGTGAAGCGTTTCAATCTTCGAGTTATTTCTGTGAATTTGAATTTGAGAGATTAAAGCAATTTTACGAACTTTAGAAAAGTTAGCAAAGTTACAAAGGATCTCTCACTTACTATATTGAAGCCAGAGCAATTCGGCGGAGTCGCTTCGGACGCTACTTTACTAACTTGGGTGtaacatttcattttcatttcttcaGCATATATGGGTACTCTTCGtccgcaaaacaaaaaaaaacaatcaataTACTCACTTTGCCAGCTCCTGAAATGCGTATCCGTCGGTCCAGTTCTCCTGGAAGGTCGCCCCGACCCGCTGCGTTACGAACTGTCCCAACCGGAGCCGGTTCTGCATGCACTTCTGCCGGGCTTCCTTCTTTTCGATGTTGCTCTTCTGCTTCAGCAGCTTCTTCACCACATCGATGCACTTGTTGATGTGGCTCTTGTGCTGCTCGATCACCTTCTGGTGGGCGGTGATTTGACACTTCTGCTCGTCCGATAGCCGCGACAGTTCGTCGACCCGGGTCCGCGACGTTTCGAAGTCCGTCTCGCGGTCACTAATATCGGACAGGGTAAGATCCGTTTGAACCAGTTTGGACACCATGAGGGGAGCCGGTGGTGTCAGAGGTTGGGATTGCTGTTgtagctgctgctgttgttgctgcaGTTGGGCATTTGATTGAGCTAACGATTGGACAGTGGGTATGCTGCTGTGAttactactgctgctgctgttgttgttgttgctagtGTTGGTACCGTTGTTGGCATGATTTAACGACGCTAGACTAGTAATGGCTAGTGAAGAATTTGGGGTCCCCAAGCTGGTCGGCGAAGGTGTAACCACTTGCACCTGTGACACTTGCGACTGTGTCTGTacctgttgttgctgttgttgttgctgctgttgttgttgctgtataACAACGGTAGGTGGCAGGGGAGGTGGCGGAGGCTGAGAATCTCGATCTCGATGCGATTGTTGTTGCTGGGCATTCGAAACGACGACACCAGCGGCGGAAACAACAGGTGAGGATGAGTTTAGTAACGACGACGTGGCGGATACTGATGATGGAGGAACTAGTGTGGAAGATGCGACGCTGGCGCGTTGAGAACGCACGTACAATTCTTGTGCCGCTGCGGCGCTGGTTAGGTTACCACTGGAGGTTACCACAGAACCGAGCTGTGGCTGAGGACTAGGTGGATACATTGGATACTGACCATGCTGCTGGGGGCTGGGACTTTTGGTGGAAACCTGCTGGCTTTGCCCTTGGCTTCCACCGATGCCACTGCCAGGCTGGCCGGGCTGTGCCTGTGGGCCAGAATTACTTATTGCTCCTAGGGGACCACCGACTCCGGTTCCGGCCGGGTGGGGCCGATGCGGACTGCTTACCGGATGCTTGGAAAAGTAGTCATTGATTTTCTTACTATCGCCTAATGGTGGTATCGACAAACGCGGACCCTTAACACTATCTCTATCACGAATATGACCAGCGCCTCCTCCCCCGCCCGGACCGCCATTGTCGTCCGGTGCTTTCCGCTTTCGCTTTCGATCCGACGGCGTCCGGGGAATCTTCTCCGGCGTCGGAGTATTGATTATAGTCTCTAGCTCCTTATCACTATGCGACGAACCGGTACTCATGTTCGAGTCCTGATCCTTGTTGTTATTAGTGTAGTGGgactgttgttgctgctgctgctgctgctgcgccTGATGTAAGCTAGTGAGCGAACCGTGCTGCGGCACTAGACCCAATCCACTGACAGCCAACGTTGCCTGCTGCTGCTGGGGATTGCTGTAATGCGGCGGAGGCGGTGGCGGCGGCGGTTGATGCTGCACCGAGTGTGGCTGCTGCGGTTGTAGATGATGCGAATGGAGATGATTTTGGCCGACCTGTTGTACTATAGTTGTCTGTGGTGCCATCTGCAACTGAGTACCGGCAGACATCTGGaagagaggaaaaaaataaGACGATAAGAATTTATGGTAGCCGAATGAGTACTAATAGAATATCGAAATTGAAGGTTGAACTGCACGATTATGACTCGAGGCAAAACTCTTGATCTGCTTGCAGatccaaaaattgacttttaaaaacaatttcgtACGAAGACTTTCTTCAATACAGTACAATAGTTTTCCAGTAAAATCatgcaatctaaaaaaaatcatggaaaTCAGCATACTCTCAACGATAAATATTGAAAACGATATTTATCGTTGAGAGTATTCTGAtttccatgattttttttagattgcggtatgaaaaaaaaatcatcgagtgACCATGGGTGAGCcgtgccagtcgaaggccacaagcCCAGTACTAACTCGCACCATAAACTATTGGAAATAATCTAATTTGATAAAGCACTTGTCCGGGTGGTAATCTTTGCAAGCCTTTGGACCCATGGACTCAAAAATTCGTCACGGTATATGACGTCAGCATACTAATCGCAACTCACCCTACGTGACTCTTCTTTTTCGTTTCTGACGATTCACTTCGCGTGACGTGAAACGTCCATTTTACGATCATCCTTggaccctattctcacagtcacgtcaactagttattaaaagaaaatttccttttaatcactaggtgacgtgactgtgagaataaggCCTCTTATTCTGCACgacgtgtgacgtgagacgactaaactCACCTCAATTTTCTCGCCCTTTTCGgggagtcgactcgggtgagatGAAATTCCCCGTTGCcgttaaatgggcgtctcacgtcacccgtaGTGGCCCTTCAGAATTGTGAGCAAAATCACGTAAAGGGAGGTGTCTAGTCGTCagacgccgcgcagaataaggccggGTAAGGGGAAATCACagctcacccgagtcgactctcaaaATTGACTGGCTTGTTGTGCGCGGCATGTGACGTGATatgactaatctcacctcactctacgtgactttttTCACCCTATTCTGAAGTCACTACGAGAGATTCCCATTAAACGGCAAAGGGAAATTTCGGGTCCTATTcgcagtcacgtcacctagtgactagaaaaaaaattccttcTAGTCACTGAGTGACGTGACTGAGATTTCTCGTTTTGCGACTCAGTATTGACACTGCTGTGAAAATATACGCCCTGCTTCCAGCTTCCCGAATCTTATGCATTCTTAGACATTTTTCAGGCCAAACGCATGCATAATTTCCGGTTGATGAAAAAATCGTCACGCTTCACTTTAATACCGAATTATCGTTGAATATTATGTTCTATGGCCTTCGTTTTCGCACACTACAGTCAAGTTGACATCGTAAACCAATTCATAGCACCAACAGTTGTACTCCTTCTCTTTATACAGGCATGGATCCGAGTCACACCGCTTGAAGCCCAATACTCCAATTCAGAATACTTGTTTATTGGCTGTATCTACACCAACACAGTCCTTGGTTGTATATACACAACAGTCTTTGGAGTTGTTTTCTTTGGCCGGGGCTTCTGTCGCAATAGTTCCTTCCTCGTCATCTTCGTGAGCATCCTACTACTGAATTTCCGCACCAACATGTTGCTCAGCTTCTTCTGGTTCAACTGGTTCCGCAGCTGGTTCTTCTTCTTCTGTCACCTGATCCATCTTAACTGGGAGTTTCGTTGGTTTAGGCTCAGCTTCATCAGCATCCGGTTTAATTTCATCTTCCTCAATCGGTTCTTTAAACTTTTCGTCAGCAGCGACAACAGTAGCAGCTGTAGTTGCTGGTTCTTCAGATTCTATGAAAGGAGCATTGGTTTCTATTCTACGACTTCATCAGCCATTGggcctgtttttttttttcttcttcagagACAACAGCTCCATCTTTGGCGGGTTTCGGTGCATCAGTAGAGATGGGTTGGATTTCTACATTGTCAGCCGAAGCCACTGGTTTATCCTCTTCCGGTTTCTGAGTATCGCCTGACTCTAGAACTTCCTTGTCTTCATCCTTGAAAGGTATGGACGGCTGTTCCGGAATCATCTTCTTCCTCTTCCGTTTTTTCCAGTAGTTTCTATCATCGCCCGTTGGTTCTGCTTTAGCTGCATTTTTCAACGGAGCGATGGTAGTCTTCCGGTACTGGTTTCTGTTCTTCCTAACAAGAGATTGATGGTGAAGTGGCTTTGTCCTTTTCAGCAACTGGTTTCGCTTCTCCTTTTGCTTCTTGTTCATCCTCAACTTCACTAATCACTTTTTGTTAAACAGGTTCATTTCTACTTCAATCGATTTCTGATTGCTTGCCGGTGCTGCCTCTGTCGACTTCAACACCTCTTCTTCCTTCTCAGTCTGTTTCTTTTTGCCCACTGTTTTACAACCGGTTTCACCACCTCGTCTTGTTGGACAGGTCTTTTAGCGCTAATCGTTGCTGATTCGGTTTCAATTGGTTTCTCCTCTTTAGCTGGTTTTTCATGGCTAAAGATTGCCGGTATTTCCTCTGTTGCGTCCTTTTCTACTGGTTGCTGGCGTGTCCGGTTCCACAAGTTCAGCCGGTTTCTCCTCTTCCTGTCCATGTTTATCCAAAGTTGGTGTCACTGTTTCATGTACATCAGCTTCGATTTTCTTCGTCGCTTCCTCCctcttctgcaacgacatcaTGGCTCACTGGTATATGTTCCTGATTGTTTTCGGAACAAACATTCTCGTCCTCAACTTTAACTTGTACTAGCAGGGACTTCCTCGTGTTCCTTGATTAGATTGTCCGCTTTGAGTGGCATCTGCGGATGTATTTCTTCAACTGGCATTTCCGGTGCTGCATCTTGGCTCAGTGGTGCACTTGTGGTTGGTTGTCTTCCTTTAGCTAGTTTCTCCTCCTCGTCGTGTTCCGGTGCAAGGACGGTCTGTGTCCTAGCTGGCTGCTCTTCAGCAGGTTTCTGTTCCT is part of the Topomyia yanbarensis strain Yona2022 chromosome 1, ASM3024719v1, whole genome shotgun sequence genome and encodes:
- the LOC131689682 gene encoding serine/threonine-protein kinase tousled-like 2 isoform X8, whose protein sequence is MMSAGTQLQMAPQTTIVQQVGQNHLHSHHLQPQQPHSVQHQPPPPPPPPHYSNPQQQQATLAVSGLGLVPQHGSLTSLHQAQQQQQQQQQSHYTNNNKDQDSNMSTGSSHSDKELETIINTPTPEKIPRTPSDRKRKRKAPDDNGGPGGGGGAGHIRDRDSVKGPRLSIPPLGDSKKINDYFSKHPVSSPHRPHPAGTGVGGPLGAISNSGPQAQPGQPGSGIGGSQGQSQQVSTKSPSPQQHGQYPMYPPSPQPQLGSVVTSSGNLTSAAAAQELYVRSQRASVASSTLVPPSSVSATSSLLNSSSPVVSAAGVVVSNAQQQQSHRDRDSQPPPPPLPPTVVIQQQQQQQQQQQQQVQTQSQVSQVQVVTPSPTSLGTPNSSLAITSLASLNHANNGTNTSNNNNSSSSSNHSSIPTVQSLAQSNAQLQQQQQQLQQQSQPLTPPAPLMVSKLVQTDLTLSDISDRETDFETSRTRVDELSRLSDEQKCQITAHQKVIEQHKSHINKCIDVVKKLLKQKSNIEKKEARQKCMQNRLRLGQFVTQRVGATFQENWTDGYAFQELAKRQEEITAEREEIDRQKKLLMKKRPTNSESGRKRNNSSTSAAAAAAAAAAAAAAAGSTTSTVAAASQLASSLHNGNENTFLKPDPVVGSGTTFTIQEYYECDEILKLRQNALKKEDADLQLEMEKLERERNLHIRELKRIHNEDQVRSRFNNHPVLNDRYLLLMLLGKGGFSEVHKAFDLKEQRYVACKVHQLNKDWKEDKKANYIKHALREYNIHKALDHPRVVKLYDVFEIDANSFCTVLEYCDGHDLDFYLKQHKTIPEKEARSIIMQVVSALKYLNEIKPPIIHYDLKPGNILLTEGNVCGEIKITDFGLSKVMDEENYNPDHGMDLTSQGAGTYWYLPPECFVVGKNPPKISSKVDVWSVGVIFYQCLYGKKPFGHNQSQATILEENTILKATEVQFANKPTVSNEAKSFIRGCLAYRKEDRMDVFALAKHEYLQPPVSKHNRGAAAAASSQNQHGSGNSGVGAGGLGGAGGGAGGGGGGSGGSGGGGGNQTGQQTSFSTGMFGTMNQSSSS
- the LOC131689682 gene encoding serine/threonine-protein kinase tousled-like 2 isoform X3 yields the protein MNDRRRSRAGGGASIKMEHFQAAMDPRKQELLEARFLGARMSAGTQLQMAPQTTIVQQVGQNHLHSHHLQPQQPHSVQHQPPPPPPPPHYSNPQQQQATLAVSGLGLVPQHGSLTSLHQAQQQQQQQQQSHYTNNNKDQDSNMSTGSSHSDKELETIINTPTPEKIPRTPSDRKRKRKAPDDNGGPGGGGGAGHIRDRDSVKGPRLSIPPLGDSKKINDYFSKHPVSSPHRPHPAGTGVGGPLGAISNSGPQAQPGQPGSGIGGSQGQSQQVSTKSPSPQQHGQYPMYPPSPQPQLGSVVTSSGNLTSAAAAQELYVRSQRASVASSTLVPPSSVSATSSLLNSSSPVVSAAGVVVSNAQQQQSHRDRDSQPPPPPLPPTVVIQQQQQQQQQQQQQVQTQSQVSQVQVVTPSPTSLGTPNSSLAITSLASLNHANNGTNTSNNNNSSSSSNHSSIPTVQSLAQSNAQLQQQQQQLQQQSQPLTPPAPLMVSKLVQTDLTLSDISDRETDFETSRTRVDELSRLSDEQKCQITAHQKVIEQHKSHINKCIDVVKKLLKQKSNIEKKEARQKCMQNRLRLGQFVTQRVGATFQENWTDGYAFQELAKRQEEITAEREEIDRQKKLLMKKRPTNSESGRKRNNSSTSAAAAAAAAAAAAAAAGSTTSTVAAASQLASSLHNGNENTFLKPDPVVGSGTTFTIQEYYECDEILKLRQNALKKEDADLQLEMEKLERERNLHIRELKRIHNEDQVRSRFNNHPVLNDRYLLLMLLGKGGFSEVHKAFDLKEQRYVACKVHQLNKDWKEDKKANYIKHALREYNIHKALDHPRVVKLYDVFEIDANSFCTVLEYCDGHDLDFYLKQHKTIPEKEARSIIMQVVSALKYLNEIKPPIIHYDLKPGNILLTEGNVCGEIKITDFGLSKVMDEENYNPDHGMDLTSQGAGTYWYLPPECFVVGKNPPKISSKVDVWSVGVIFYQCLYGKKPFGHNQSQATILEENTILKATEVQFANKPTVSNEAKSFIRGCLAYRKEDRMDVFALAKHEYLQPPVSKHNRGAAAAASSQNQHGSGNSGVGAGGLGGAGGGAGGGGGGSGGSGGGGGNQTGQQTSFSTGMFGTMNQSSSS
- the LOC131689682 gene encoding serine/threonine-protein kinase tousled-like 2 isoform X9; the encoded protein is MSAGTQLQMAPQTTIVQQVGQNHLHSHHLQPQQPHSVQHQPPPPPPPPHYSNPQQQQATLAVSGLGLVPQHGSLTSLHQAQQQQQQQQQSHYTNNNKDQDSNMSTGSSHSDKELETIINTPTPEKIPRTPSDRKRKRKAPDDNGGPGGGGGAGHIRDRDSVKGPRLSIPPLGDSKKINDYFSKHPVSSPHRPHPAGTGVGGPLGAISNSGPQAQPGQPGSGIGGSQGQSQQVSTKSPSPQQHGQYPMYPPSPQPQLGSVVTSSGNLTSAAAAQELYVRSQRASVASSTLVPPSSVSATSSLLNSSSPVVSAAGVVVSNAQQQQSHRDRDSQPPPPPLPPTVVIQQQQQQQQQQQQQVQTQSQVSQVQVVTPSPTSLGTPNSSLAITSLASLNHANNGTNTSNNNNSSSSSNHSSIPTVQSLAQSNAQLQQQQQQLQQQSQPLTPPAPLMVSKLVQTDLTLSDISDRETDFETSRTRVDELSRLSDEQKCQITAHQKVIEQHKSHINKCIDVVKKLLKQKSNIEKKEARQKCMQNRLRLGQFVTQRVGATFQENWTDGYAFQELAKRQEEITAEREEIDRQKKLLMKKRPTNSESGRKRNNSSTSAAAAAAAAAAAAAAAGSTTSTVAAASQLASSLHNGNENTFLKPDPVVGSGTTFTIQEYYECDEILKLRQNALKKEDADLQLEMEKLERERNLHIRELKRIHNEDQVRSRFNNHPVLNDRYLLLMLLGKGGFSEVHKAFDLKEQRYVACKVHQLNKDWKEDKKANYIKHALREYNIHKALDHPRVVKLYDVFEIDANSFCTVLEYCDGHDLDFYLKQHKTIPEKEARSIIMQVVSALKYLNEIKPPIIHYDLKPGNILLTEGNVCGEIKITDFGLSKVMDEENYNPDHGMDLTSQGAGTYWYLPPECFVVGKNPPKISSKVDVWSVGVIFYQCLYGKKPFGHNQSQATILEENTILKATEVQFANKPTVSNEAKSFIRGCLAYRKEDRMDVFALAKHEYLQPPVSKHNRGAAAAASSQNQHGSGNSGVGAGGLGGAGGGAGGGGGGSGGSGGGGGNQTGQQTSFSTGMFGTMNQSSSS
- the LOC131689682 gene encoding serine/threonine-protein kinase tousled-like 2 isoform X6; its protein translation is MVVMSAGTQLQMAPQTTIVQQVGQNHLHSHHLQPQQPHSVQHQPPPPPPPPHYSNPQQQQATLAVSGLGLVPQHGSLTSLHQAQQQQQQQQQSHYTNNNKDQDSNMSTGSSHSDKELETIINTPTPEKIPRTPSDRKRKRKAPDDNGGPGGGGGAGHIRDRDSVKGPRLSIPPLGDSKKINDYFSKHPVSSPHRPHPAGTGVGGPLGAISNSGPQAQPGQPGSGIGGSQGQSQQVSTKSPSPQQHGQYPMYPPSPQPQLGSVVTSSGNLTSAAAAQELYVRSQRASVASSTLVPPSSVSATSSLLNSSSPVVSAAGVVVSNAQQQQSHRDRDSQPPPPPLPPTVVIQQQQQQQQQQQQQVQTQSQVSQVQVVTPSPTSLGTPNSSLAITSLASLNHANNGTNTSNNNNSSSSSNHSSIPTVQSLAQSNAQLQQQQQQLQQQSQPLTPPAPLMVSKLVQTDLTLSDISDRETDFETSRTRVDELSRLSDEQKCQITAHQKVIEQHKSHINKCIDVVKKLLKQKSNIEKKEARQKCMQNRLRLGQFVTQRVGATFQENWTDGYAFQELAKRQEEITAEREEIDRQKKLLMKKRPTNSESGRKRNNSSTSAAAAAAAAAAAAAAAGSTTSTVAAASQLASSLHNGNENTFLKPDPVVGSGTTFTIQEYYECDEILKLRQNALKKEDADLQLEMEKLERERNLHIRELKRIHNEDQVRSRFNNHPVLNDRYLLLMLLGKGGFSEVHKAFDLKEQRYVACKVHQLNKDWKEDKKANYIKHALREYNIHKALDHPRVVKLYDVFEIDANSFCTVLEYCDGHDLDFYLKQHKTIPEKEARSIIMQVVSALKYLNEIKPPIIHYDLKPGNILLTEGNVCGEIKITDFGLSKVMDEENYNPDHGMDLTSQGAGTYWYLPPECFVVGKNPPKISSKVDVWSVGVIFYQCLYGKKPFGHNQSQATILEENTILKATEVQFANKPTVSNEAKSFIRGCLAYRKEDRMDVFALAKHEYLQPPVSKHNRGAAAAASSQNQHGSGNSGVGAGGLGGAGGGAGGGGGGSGGSGGGGGNQTGQQTSFSTGMFGTMNQSSSS
- the LOC131689682 gene encoding serine/threonine-protein kinase tousled-like 2 isoform X5 yields the protein MGTGEEAHTHALVRLFRSKLITMSAGTQLQMAPQTTIVQQVGQNHLHSHHLQPQQPHSVQHQPPPPPPPPHYSNPQQQQATLAVSGLGLVPQHGSLTSLHQAQQQQQQQQQSHYTNNNKDQDSNMSTGSSHSDKELETIINTPTPEKIPRTPSDRKRKRKAPDDNGGPGGGGGAGHIRDRDSVKGPRLSIPPLGDSKKINDYFSKHPVSSPHRPHPAGTGVGGPLGAISNSGPQAQPGQPGSGIGGSQGQSQQVSTKSPSPQQHGQYPMYPPSPQPQLGSVVTSSGNLTSAAAAQELYVRSQRASVASSTLVPPSSVSATSSLLNSSSPVVSAAGVVVSNAQQQQSHRDRDSQPPPPPLPPTVVIQQQQQQQQQQQQQVQTQSQVSQVQVVTPSPTSLGTPNSSLAITSLASLNHANNGTNTSNNNNSSSSSNHSSIPTVQSLAQSNAQLQQQQQQLQQQSQPLTPPAPLMVSKLVQTDLTLSDISDRETDFETSRTRVDELSRLSDEQKCQITAHQKVIEQHKSHINKCIDVVKKLLKQKSNIEKKEARQKCMQNRLRLGQFVTQRVGATFQENWTDGYAFQELAKRQEEITAEREEIDRQKKLLMKKRPTNSESGRKRNNSSTSAAAAAAAAAAAAAAAGSTTSTVAAASQLASSLHNGNENTFLKPDPVVGSGTTFTIQEYYECDEILKLRQNALKKEDADLQLEMEKLERERNLHIRELKRIHNEDQVRSRFNNHPVLNDRYLLLMLLGKGGFSEVHKAFDLKEQRYVACKVHQLNKDWKEDKKANYIKHALREYNIHKALDHPRVVKLYDVFEIDANSFCTVLEYCDGHDLDFYLKQHKTIPEKEARSIIMQVVSALKYLNEIKPPIIHYDLKPGNILLTEGNVCGEIKITDFGLSKVMDEENYNPDHGMDLTSQGAGTYWYLPPECFVVGKNPPKISSKVDVWSVGVIFYQCLYGKKPFGHNQSQATILEENTILKATEVQFANKPTVSNEAKSFIRGCLAYRKEDRMDVFALAKHEYLQPPVSKHNRGAAAAASSQNQHGSGNSGVGAGGLGGAGGGAGGGGGGSGGSGGGGGNQTGQQTSFSTGMFGTMNQSSSS
- the LOC131689682 gene encoding serine/threonine-protein kinase tousled-like 2 isoform X7, encoding MVMSAGTQLQMAPQTTIVQQVGQNHLHSHHLQPQQPHSVQHQPPPPPPPPHYSNPQQQQATLAVSGLGLVPQHGSLTSLHQAQQQQQQQQQSHYTNNNKDQDSNMSTGSSHSDKELETIINTPTPEKIPRTPSDRKRKRKAPDDNGGPGGGGGAGHIRDRDSVKGPRLSIPPLGDSKKINDYFSKHPVSSPHRPHPAGTGVGGPLGAISNSGPQAQPGQPGSGIGGSQGQSQQVSTKSPSPQQHGQYPMYPPSPQPQLGSVVTSSGNLTSAAAAQELYVRSQRASVASSTLVPPSSVSATSSLLNSSSPVVSAAGVVVSNAQQQQSHRDRDSQPPPPPLPPTVVIQQQQQQQQQQQQQVQTQSQVSQVQVVTPSPTSLGTPNSSLAITSLASLNHANNGTNTSNNNNSSSSSNHSSIPTVQSLAQSNAQLQQQQQQLQQQSQPLTPPAPLMVSKLVQTDLTLSDISDRETDFETSRTRVDELSRLSDEQKCQITAHQKVIEQHKSHINKCIDVVKKLLKQKSNIEKKEARQKCMQNRLRLGQFVTQRVGATFQENWTDGYAFQELAKRQEEITAEREEIDRQKKLLMKKRPTNSESGRKRNNSSTSAAAAAAAAAAAAAAAGSTTSTVAAASQLASSLHNGNENTFLKPDPVVGSGTTFTIQEYYECDEILKLRQNALKKEDADLQLEMEKLERERNLHIRELKRIHNEDQVRSRFNNHPVLNDRYLLLMLLGKGGFSEVHKAFDLKEQRYVACKVHQLNKDWKEDKKANYIKHALREYNIHKALDHPRVVKLYDVFEIDANSFCTVLEYCDGHDLDFYLKQHKTIPEKEARSIIMQVVSALKYLNEIKPPIIHYDLKPGNILLTEGNVCGEIKITDFGLSKVMDEENYNPDHGMDLTSQGAGTYWYLPPECFVVGKNPPKISSKVDVWSVGVIFYQCLYGKKPFGHNQSQATILEENTILKATEVQFANKPTVSNEAKSFIRGCLAYRKEDRMDVFALAKHEYLQPPVSKHNRGAAAAASSQNQHGSGNSGVGAGGLGGAGGGAGGGGGGSGGSGGGGGNQTGQQTSFSTGMFGTMNQSSSS